The Cloeon dipterum chromosome X, ieCloDipt1.1, whole genome shotgun sequence genome includes a window with the following:
- the frtz gene encoding WD repeat-containing and planar cell polarity effector protein fritz homolog yields MLLGEALFWTLKDDALVIPSTDYGAFRYSDKKGSFYLEAKKFYTASRSSFDTSGHKGSTFKKDCLRELEELISQQRVVQCCWRNNTVLQMLFSSGLFAYVRVHPLKGDIEKITFDRYLVGKLAAECITDVVCSRESVIVTYSSNVISLVSLLKPSKHPDKLSRQDPRLNTFELAGPSGRRLERKLSLNPEHNMVLVWWRYSQNELYPWSPMTKDCDRANLLVYKISESRLELLCFYKTEADPLMISFSKMHPNRIFLVEQKVSLKNGEVNVESSQFEVSKVSISRTSPVDVLQLKTEVCSVAQSPSEHTLALGCIDGSVLLHSTCASILVKSLFIPYHLVWHPDGALLLAANEKGQIRCYDLALAPINFQIASETPQSCNFLDLSPYFRGQPHLSNICWNRQSDVSGSNYSATSDGLVFMLFSRGPCVALRVIIGGGLGTGDLSLTPERLVCMYLKSNLVDCAINLLRCLSWENQGQSCIAALHLIIHNLIAKRLTPRSEVQLEAALGIFMSPTVPLSKSVEKKYGHIVHSFARKFFSHILRFNRLELAFRLAIDIGDCDLFLLLHSQAKAVNNLELAKAAVEYADQLTRELNDDSESTSSHCSRSSCSQCGSDGQTETEVKRLSFTAAQKNAKVTFSETVTHIVHSENGAAEEEDDDDGAAAASTPLLGPVAKGRRIGQVAGSRSALLPPSPNISGLPVIDPLALKVGPMSKQPFYVRGERSHTFQGATYRPPFQMGRPAKDNTSYNPDTDDSALNVHIAWKSVTTLTDPRTRTSITQVSEAFETLLMPQASLDLSKVGGDNFAVAACKQAPKKPSVSEVKSLSTLNKPAVVSKAKSEEKISNNNLPSTSKEGQLNGRQEASGSRLANAFFRPSRNEIGLPMKNFKAVFSEPVDV; encoded by the exons atgctgctcGGCGAGGCGCTCTTCTGGACCCTGAAAGACGACGCGCTCGTCATCCCCAGTACCGACTACGGCGCCTtcag GTATAGCGATAAGAAGGGATCGTTTTATTTGGAGGCAAAGAAGTTCTACACGGCCTCGAGAAGCTCTTTCGACACCTCAGGCCACAAGGGTAGCACCTTCAAGAAGGACTGCCTCAGAGAATTAGag GAGTTGATATCTCAGCAAAGAGTTGTGCAATGCTGCTGGCGGAACAACACGGTGCTGCAGATGCTTTTTTCCTCTGGGTTGTTCGCCTACGTCAGGGTGCATCCTTTAAAAGGGGACATCGAGAAAATCACCTTCGACCGATACCTGGTCGGAAAACTCGCTGCCGAGTGCATCACCGATG TGGTGTGCAGCAGGGAGAGCGTGATAGTGACGTACAGCAGCAACGTGATCTCGCTAGTGAGTCTGCTGAAGCCGTCCAAGCACCCGGACAAGCTGAGCAGGCAGGACCCGCGTCTGAACACGTTCGAGCTGGCCGGTCCCAGCGGACGGAGGCTCGAGAGGAAATTGTCGCTCAATCCCGAGCACAACATGGTCTTGGTGTGGTGGAGGTATTCGCAGAACGAGCTCTACCCGTGGAGTCCCATGACCAAAGACTGCGACCGCGCCAATTTGCTCGTCtacaaaatttcaga GTCAAGACTGGAGCttctttgtttttacaaaaCGGAAGCAGACCCTTTGATGATAAGTTTCAGCAAGATGCACCCGAACCGCATTTTCCTCGTCGAGCAGAAAgtgtcattaaaaaat GGCGAAGTGAACGTGGAGAGCAGCCAATTCGAAGTGTCCAAGGTGAGCATTTCGCGGACGAGTCCGGTGGACGTGCTGCAGCTGAAGACGGAGGTGTGCAGCGTGGCCCAGAGTCCGTCCGAACACACCCTGGCCCTGGGCTGCATCGACGGCTCCGTCCTGCTCCACTCCACCTGCGCCTCCATCCTCGTCAAATCGCTTTTC attccgTACCACCTCGTTTGGCATCCGGACGGCGCCTTGCTGCTGGCTGCAAACGAAAAGGGCCAAATCAGGTGCTACGACTTGGCGCTCGCCCCCATCAACTTCCAAATCGCCAGTGAAACACCTCAGAGCTGCAACTTCCTGGATCTCTCCCCCTACTTCAG aggCCAGCCGCATTTATCCAACATCTGCTGGAACAGACAGTCGGACGTGTCAGGGTCCAATTATTCAGCGACCTCCGATGGTCTGGTTTTCATGCTCTTTTCGag gggCCCGTGCGTGGCTCTCAGGGTGATCATCGGCGGCGGCCTGGGAACGGGCGACCTGAGCCTGACGCCGGAAAGGCTGGTCTGCATGTATTTGAAGTCGAACCTGGTCGACTGTGCCATCAATTTGCTTCGCTGCTTGAGCTGGGAGAACCAGGGTCAATCGTGCATCGCCGCCTTGCACCTCATTATCCATAATTTAATCGCTAAAAGACTGACACCACGTTCCGAag TACAACTAGAGGCGGCGCTGGGAATCTTCATGTCCCCGACGGTGCCTCTTAGCAAATCCGTGGAGAAGAAATACGGCCACATAGTTCACAGTTTCGCCAGAAAATTCTTCTCCCACATTTTAAG atttaatcgGCTAGAACTGGCCTTCCGTCTGGCAATCGACATCGGCGACTGTGATTTGTTCCTGCTGCTGCACTCGCAAGCCAAAGCGGTCAACAACCTCGAGTTGGCCAAGGCGGCCGTCGAGTACGCCGACCAGCTCACCAGGGAGCTCAACGACGACTCCGAGtcga cGTCGTCACATTGCTCGCGGTCTTCGTGCTCTCAGTGCGGCAGCGACGGACAAACCGAGACCGAGGTCAAGCGCCTCAGCTTCACGGCGGCCCAGAAAAACGCAAAGGTCACCTTTTCTGAAACGGTCACTCACATTGTG CACTCTGAAAATGGCGCTGCGGAGGAGgaggacgacgacgacggcgcaGCGGCGGCCAGCACCCCTTTACTCGGCCCCGTCGCCAAAGGTCGGAGAATCGGACAGGTGGCCGGCAGCAGGTCGGCCCTCTTGCCCCCGAGTCCCAACATCTCGGGGCTGCCGGTGATCGACCCTTTGGCCCTGAAGGTCGGCCCCATGAGTAAGCAGCCGTTCTACGTGCGCGGCGAGCGGTCGCACACCTTCCAGGGCGCCACCTACAGACCGCCCTTCCAGATGGGGCGGCCGGCAAAGGACAACACCTCCTACAATCCGGACACGGACGACTCGGCCCTCAACGTGCACATCGCCTGGAAGAGCGTCACCACCCTGACGGACCCCAGGACCAGAACCTCCATTACGCag gtgaGCGAAGCATTCGAGACGCTGCTGATGCCGCAGGCGAGTCTGGACCTGAGCAAAGTGGGCGGTGACAATTTCGCCGTGGCCGCGTGCAAGCAGGCGCCCAAGAAGCCGAGCGTGTCCGAAGTCAAAAGTCTCAGCACGCTCAACAAACCTGCGGTTGTTTCAAAAGCGAAGAGCGAAGAGAAAATCTCGAACAACAACCTGCCGAGCACCTCCAAGGAGGGGCAGCTCAACGGACGGCAGGAGGCGTCGGGAAGCAGGCTGGCGAATGCATTTTTCCGGCCCAGCAGGAACGAAATCGGGCTGCcgatgaaaaatttcaaggcaGTCTTCAGCGAGCCCGTTGATGTTTAA
- the eIF3b gene encoding eukaryotic translation initiation factor 3 subunit B has product MGKKKEGDKSPRNFENNRFNRSESYGDDEPNFSDDENFEDTITDEELLAEFLIHRPREEDSYEGIIVVDGAPQVGPERLEKLKGVIKKMYGKFGTIINEFYPTDEKNVTKGFIFLEYKNPSDAVDAVNATNNYKLDKQHTFLVNHYSDFEKYSNIPDEWTVPEPQEYKDQGNLHYYLLDPDAYDQYCLICSSGSTVQIWQNAAPEPTVVEERPNWTETYVRWSPLGTYMATFHARGVALWGGPKFKQIMRFSHTGVQLIDFSPCERYLVTYSPDGPSDQRRVIIWDVRTGAEKRSFSLDGVSLWPVFRWSPDDKFFARIGQDVLSVYETPSFGLLDKRSIKIPGIRDFAWSPTDNILVYWVAEDKDVPARVCLLEIPSRQEVRANNLFNVADCKIHWQKSGDYLCVKVDRYSKVKKEKNDAKYSVSFCGMYYNFEIFHMREKLIPVDSVEIKEPIHAFAWEPVGSKFAIIHGDQHSINVSFYGVKQGQPPSLLKKFEKRQCNHLFWSPTGQFIVLAGLRSMHGSLEFIDTNEFVVMNAGEHYTASDVEWDPTGRYVVTGVSSWKQKVDNGFWLWSFQGKKLKKHNIDGFCQLMWRPRPPSLLSAKQQKEIKKNLKKYTPQFESKDRMRSTRASKELIEKRCQLMKTFEEYRQKNIAAWNEAKTRRLELRNNVDTDELESDTKNVEEEEIEFLVKEEHTVIEE; this is encoded by the exons AtgggaaaaaagaaagaaggGGATAAATCCCCTCGGAATTTCGAAAACAATCGTTTCAACCGCTCAGAAAGCTACGGAGATGACGAGCCGAATTTCAGCGACGACGAGAACTTCGAGGACACCATCACGGACGAAG AACTGCTCGCTGAGTTTTTGATTCACCGTCCGAGGGAGGAGGACAGTTATGAGGGCATCATCGTGGTGGACGGCGCCCCGCAGGTCGGGCCCGAGCGTCTCGAGAAGCTCAAGGGCGTCATCAAGAAGATGTACGGCAAGTTTGGGACCATCATCAACGAGTTCTACCCCACCGACGAGAAAAACGTCACCAAAGG GTTCATTTTCTTGGAGTACAAGAATCCGAGCGACGCCGTGGACGCCGTCAACGCGACCAACAACTACAAACTAGATAAGCAACATACTTTTCTCGTGAACCACTACAGCGACTTTGAAAA GTATTCGAATATTCCTGACGAGTGGACGGTGCCCGAGCCTCAGGAGTACAAGGACCAGGGCAATTTGCACTATTACCTGCTGGACCCTGACGCGTACGATCAGTACTGCCTCATCTGCTCGTCCGGATCTACGGttcaaatttggcaaaatgctGCGCCCGAGCCGACAGTTGTCGAGGAACGACCG AACTGGACGGAAACGTATGTGCGATGGTCGCCGTTAGGAACCTACATGGCCACCTTCCACGCAAGAGGCGTCGCTCTCTGGGGCGGGCCAAAGTTCAAACAAATCATGAGGTTTAGCCACACTGGAGTGCAACTCATTGACTTCTCTCCCTGTGAAAG ATACCTTGTAACATATTCTCCTGACGGACCGTCCGATCAGCGTCGCGTGATCATTTGGGACGTCAGAACTGGTGCTGAGAAGCGGTCGTTCTCTCTAGATGGCGTGTCCCTGTGGCCCGTGTTCCGGTGGTCGCCTGACGACAAGTTCTTCGCTCGCATCGGCCAGGATGTGCTCAGCGTTTACGAAACACCG tcTTTCGGTCTGCTGGACAAGCGGAGCATCAAAATCCCCGGCATCCGGGACTTCGCGTGGTCGCCGACGGACAACATTCTTGTCTACTGGGTGGCCGAGGACAAGGACGTGCCGGCGCGCGTGTGCCTGCTCGAGATCCCCAGCAGGCAGGAGGTGCGTGCCAACAACCTGTTCAACGTGGCCGACTGCAAGATCCACTGGCAGAAGTCGGGCGACTACCTCTGCGTCAAGGTCGACCGCTACTCCAAGGTCAAGAAGGAGAAGAACGACGCCAAGTACAGCGTCAGCTTTTGCGGCATGTACTACAACTTCGAAATCTTCCACATGCGCGAGAAACTGATCCCGGTGGACAGCGTCGAGATCAAGGAACCGATCCACGCGTTCGCCTGGGAGCCGGTGGGATCCAAGTTTGCCATCATCCACGGCGACCAGCACAGCATCAACGTTAGTTTCTACGGCGTCAAGCAGGGACAGCCTCCATCTTTGCTCA AGAAATTCGAAAAGAGGCAGTGCAACCACCTGTTCTGGTCGCCGACTGGGCAGTTCATCGTGCTGGCTGGTCTGCGCAGCATGCACGGCTCGCTCGAGTTCATCGACACGAACGAGTTCGTGGTGATGAACGCCGGAGAGCATTACACGGCCTCGGACGTCGAGTGGGACCCCACCGGCCGATACGTCGTCACCGGCGTCTCCTCCTGGAAACAGAAGGTGGACAACGGATTCTGGCTTTGGTCATTCCAGGGCAAGAAGCTGAAGAAGCACAACATCGACGGCTTCTGCCAATTAATgtggcggccgcggccgccgtcTCTGCTCAGCGCCAAGCAGCAGAAGGAGATCAAAAAGAACCTTAAGAAGTACACTCCGCAATTCGAGAGCAAGGATCGCATGCGCTCCACCAGGGCTTCCAAG GAACTTATTGAGAAGCGCTGCCAGCTGATGAAGACGTTCGAAGAGTACCGCCAGAAGAACATCGCGGCTTGGAATGAAGCCAAAACTCGTCGTCTTGAACTTCGTAACA atGTGGACACGGACGAACTGGAGTCTGACACAAAGAACGTCGAGGAGGAGGAGATTGAATTCTTGGTCAAGGAAGAGCACACTGTGATCGAGGAGTAG
- the Polr3E gene encoding DNA-directed RNA polymerase III subunit RPC5 yields MFEQKSPPHSFTNGVEEDDPVVQRIPVHLSKGSAGQLFLFESSPNVLINNLDGDRIVKSRIKPKQQKVELHLKLDVESSNFNRDLARKLASGAPKTSVDASKNLVETQILTSSLAVPQNPERFAIAVAQSDGIHLNPLSGIVYLKPSFGYLDTTTKKREQKEGGPPTVEAAKPVTVKFSRQSAKQLKSNQVKADQQKMQEEEPWCDTEFFDSTHINSIREREKLNCDQTDQDVSNFFCETAESYLPVLCPSQPNEISDEVKADSILSANELSKLPLNEQIKERMKQMHLTKFSRLKRLLGGSYSEQEIISGLCRVADLIKGNWVLKSSLLFDKEFTSIRGVCGDRLAAARDKILLTFKTNDAVICKKLAKMTKIPADDVIEILKKIADKIYKVGWKFKLEEDTQFLNSYPEIADKQKMHFDTRIRHQEKKEEEEAAEAKVAAKKAKLQTGRQRKNSTRSRKDSQCSDIGS; encoded by the exons ATGTTCGAGCAAAAGTCGCCCCCGCATTCATTCACGAATGGAGTGGAGGAAGATGATCCCGTTGTTCAAAGG attccaGTCCATCTTTCCAAGGGATCTGCAGGTCAGCTATTCCTGTTCGAGTCCAGCCCTAACGTTTTGATAAACAATCTGGACGGTGACAGAATCGTGAAG tccCGGATAAAGCCAAAGCAGCAAAAGGTCGAGCTGCACCTGAAACTGGACGTTGAAAGCAGCAATTTCAACAGAGATTTGGCTCGAAAACTCGCCAGTGGAGCTCCAAAGACCAGTGTTGATGCCTCAAA aaaccTCGTTGAGACGCAAATATTGACGTCTTCACTGGCGGTGCCGCAAAATCCTGAGAGATTCGCAATCGCAGTCGCACAAAGCGACGGCATACACCTGAATCCACTCTCAGGAATCGTCTACTTGAAACCTTCCTTCGGATACCTGGACACCACCACGAAAAAAAGGGAGCAGAAAGAAG gCGGCCCGCCCACTGTGGAGGCAGCAAAACCAGTGACGGTCAAGTTTTCTCGGCAGAGCGCCAAGCAGCTCAAGTCGAACCAGGTTAAAGCCGACCAGCAGAAAATGCAGGAGGAAGAGCCGTGGTGCGATACCGAGTTCTTCGATTCCACCCACATTAATTCAATT agagaaagagaaaagctGAACTGCGACCAGACAGACCAAGATGTGAGCAACTTCTTTTGCGAGACTGCCGAGTCGTATTTGCCCGTGTTGTGTCCGTCGCAGCCGAACGAAATCTCGGACGAAGTGAAAGCGGACAGTATTTTGTCCGCGAACGAACTGAGCAAACTCCCCTTGAACGAACAGATTAAGGAGAGAATGAagcaaa TGCATCTGACAAAATTCTCAAGACTGAAACGCCTGCTGGGCGGCTCGTACTCAGAGCAGGAAATCATCTCTGGATTATGCAGAGTTGCAGATTTAATCAAAGGAAATTGGGTTTTGAAAAGCTCTCTGCTCTTCGATAAAGAGTTCACAAGCATCAGAGGAGTCTGTGGGGATAGACTTGCAGCGGCCAGAGACAAAATC CTGCTGactttcaaaacaaatgaCGCCGTGATTTGCAAGAAATTAGCCAAAATGACGAAGATCCCGGCCGATGACGTCATTGAGATATTGAAGAAAATCGCCGACAAAATCTACAAAGTTGGGTGGAAGTTCAAGTTGGAGGAAGACACCCAGTTTTTGAATAG CTATCCAGAAATAGCTGACAAGCAGAAAATGCATTTCGACACGAGGATTCGGCACcaggaaaaaaaggaagaggAAGAGGCGGCCGAGGCCAAAGTGGCCGCGAAGAAAGCCAAACTTCAAACTGGACggcaaagaaaaaacagtACGCGCTCGAGAAAAGACTCGCAGTGCTCCGACATCGGCTCCTAG
- the LOC135947420 gene encoding multiple inositol polyphosphate phosphatase 1-like has translation MWSVVVVVWAVVLGRLAAAATPYVCYASDQDPYLQFGTRTAYEFSTGRTAGPAGQSDVRGIPGCKPLMVWMVARHGARNPNGAEAERLRQITKLRDEINRNYEERNSKLCPTDAQNLQQWQYTFNSAEEDGISQQGREDMNLMGKRVRTKFEELFSAQEYTEQSYVFKHTNTQRAKISAESFAEGLFPSTQVRFQSNGNNDTLLKSYHNCLAWEGLVDGNPETLRPMEKFLALPEFNRMVYEVSQRLGFRYNLTQDTILYAYDICRYEKANNIKIVSPWCALFTPDDLKLIEYAEDLRFYHNTGYGNSINLRIGCPLVQDMMYRFRNVANGVADQPSGVFYFTHLTSVMTLLARLGVANDQPAPSYNNYASQTRRQWKTSALAPFGSNLMAVFFNCTGSSGSVDQKVVFYLQESVLPMPGCDAGLCTWDFVREQFMPLADECNVNRTCAGKDAAAHATLSVAALIISLVATLVSRF, from the exons atgtggagcgtggtggtggtggtttgGGCCGTGGTGCTGGGAcggctggcggctgcggcCACTCCCTACGTGTGCTACGCCTCGGACCAGGACCCGTACCTGCAGTTCGGCACCAGGACCGCCTACGAGTTCTCGACAGGACGAACAGCTGGCCCGGCGGGCCAGAGCGACGTCCGCGGCATTCCGGGCTGCAAGCCGCTGATGGTGTGGATGGTCGCTCGACACGGCGCCAGAAACCCCAACGGCGCCGAGGCAGAAAGACTCAGGCAGATTACAAAACTCAGGGACGAAATCAACAGGAACTACGAGGAAAGAA acagCAAACTGTGTCCGACGGACGCGCAGAACTTGCAGCAGTGGCAATACACGTTCAACTCGGCGGAGGAGGATGGAATTTCGCAGCAAGGCCGAGAGGACATGAACCTCATGGGCAAAAGGGTGCGCACCAAATTTGAAGAACTGTTCTCGGCGCAGGAGTACACCGAGCAGTCGTACGTG tttaaacacacaaacaccCAGCGAGCCAAAATCAGCGCTGAGTCCTTTGCCGAGGGACTATTTCCCAGCACGCAAGTTCGATTTCAGTCCAATGGCAACAATGACACTTTACTcaag AGTTATCACAACTGTCTGGCGTGGGAAGGATTGGTCGACGGCAATCCTGAAACGCTCAGGCCAATGGAGAAGTTTTTGGCCCTTCCCGAATTTAACCGGATGGTCTACGAGGTCAGCCAGAGGCTCGGCTTCAGATACAATTTGACCCAAg acaCGATTCTCTACGCCTACGATATTTGCCGGTACGAAAAGgcgaataatattaaaatagtttccCCGTGGTGCGCCCTTTTCACTCCAGATGACTTAAAg cTCATTGAATATGCAGAGGACTTGAGGTTCTACCACAACACCGGATACGGAAATAGTATTAATTTGAGGATCGGCTGCCCCTTGGTGCAAGATATGATGTACAGATTTAG aaacgTGGCCAACGGAGTGGCGGACCAACCATCGGGGGTGTTCTACTTCACTCACCTGACGTCAGTGATGACCCTGCTGGCTCGTCTGGGCGTCGCAAACGACCAGCCAGCGCCGTCTTACAACAACTACGCGAGCCAGACTCGGCGGCAGTGGAAAACCTCGGCCCTGGCTCCGTTCGGCAGCAACCTGATGGCCGTCTTCTTCAACTGCACGGGTTCGAGCGGCAGCGTGGACCAGAAGGTGGTGTTCTACCTGCAGGAGAGCGTGCTGCCGATGCCAGGGTGCGACGCCGGGCTGTGCACCTGGGACTTCGTCAGGGAGCAGTTCATGCCGCTGGCCGACGAGTGCAACGTGAACCGAACCTGCGCCGGCAAGGACGCCGCCGCACACGCGACCCTCAGCGTCGCAGCGCTCATTATTTCTCTTGTGGCCACTCTCGTTTctcgcttttaa